The DNA sequence agggccggccctagcccggcccatgatgacccctaaatgGACCATTCCACCTATGACTACTAACACCAGAATGGAGGGCTAATTAATTTGGTTAATTTATGAGCAACTGTATTAGCCTCCCTAAATACATGAGTGAAATAAGAAAGCAGGAATACAAGATAAAAGATATCTCAAATCCTCAACACCTCTACCAAAACTAGAACCATCTTCTGCATCAGATTTCGACTCCTCTACCAACTTGGAGCAAGAAAATAATAGGAGCTAACTGATACTCTGCTGCCAATTTACAAACAGCTTTACTGTCACACCCTATTCTGGaaatctgatatatatatatatatatatatatatatatatatatatattttagtaaGGAAGTGAATAGCTCTTAattgtcaaaaataaaaattagggctaaatactgtttaccaccctgtggtatggacctcgtatcaattcagtccctcgactttcaatttcatcaaaaacacccctgcggtattattttctcgtccaataggtccttccgtggcattccaactcagcaaaagtgggacccacaCGCATGTGAAATTCTCAAAATGACCCTGGACAACagaatatggaaaaatccaaaattaattccagaTTTGAGGTTGAGAAAATTCGAACCCCTCCCAAAGCATATGCAAATGAATGgcccaaccaccagaccacttgcatACTTCTAGTATATTGTGAACAAAAATAGTATATATATCTACataatagtgtttttttttaaaaaaaatatccacccacctctcctcctctcctcttcttcttccgcaACCCGCGCTCCCAAAGCCTCCTTCTCCTGCTCCATGCCAGCCACCATTGAGCTCTTCCTCACCAACGATAGGTGAGAAAACCCACCCTTTCTCAAAACCAGCCAGAGGCCATGTCACCATAGGAAGCCCTGtagaaattccttccaatgtgGAGTTCCACCCACAATAAGTCACAAACTCACCAACACTTGGATGATCCAGAATCAAAACCTGAGGAGCCCAACCTCTGATGATCAATCCCTTGCCTTCCATCCTCTCTTCAAATCCTTCAGGCAACCACTCATCCTGATCCACCTCATCTTTGCCTTTCCTCACTACCCAAATGAAGTCCTGCCCAGCAGCTTCTAGAGCCACAGCAACCTCCTTGAGCTGAGTGGAATTGAAATCGGCCACACTCCCAAAACAGACATACACAACTGAATCTGGTTTCTTTGAATCAAACCATTTCAAACACTCATGCTCATCAATTGACACTCCTTTTCCTCTCTGTACTTTCTCCTCTGTCTCTTTATTGCATAGAGAAACCGGGCCTATATGCCATGCCTTTCTCCCCAACCCATTTCTGTAATAATCTGCATAAACCGGTTCGAGCTCATAGAAACTGTTAACAACAACTCCATAGCTCTTCAACTCCGATTCCCTAGCCTCTTTCAGCAACTGAGTCAAGTCATTTAAAACATTGTCCTTGACAAAATCAGGCAGCTGGGATCTTGTCAATTCAATCCCACCAGGCAAATTGGGGATCACAAAAGGATCAGTTTCACCTGAAACTGTATTGTAAGGCTGATAGAGTCTCACACACTCCAAAGCAGATAGAGAAAAGAAGCTAGTCCCATGAAAAACCAACCTCGGAATACCGAATTTCGCAGCGGCTTAAGTAGCCCAAGGATAGAATATGTCAGCTACAAGGCAAGTTGGTTTGAACTCGTTGAGAACCTCCTCGAGCGGTGCTTGAAGCAAGCGTGTGGCTATGAAGAACTTGTTGACTAATTCCGATTGGGGTAATGAGTCGACAGTCTCGAAACCTTTCGGCAGACCAGCCTCTTCACTTGGGAACTTGATGGCCATGTATGTCGACCAGAAGAGTGTTGGCTTCTAAAACCCACCCTTGTCCATCTCTGATCTCATTCCCTCCTTCCCCAACACCCCACAACCTCCCCAACACCCTCACCTTCTTCCGCCCTAAATGTCCACCGCACTCGCACTCACTCTCAATCAAAGCCCAACACCCGGCTCATACCACTCCAGGTCAGCTCCGGGTCGACATTCTCTCCGAATCCCTACCCTTCATCCAGAAATTCCGAGGCAATTTGTTTTTGAGAAAGGGTGGGTTTTCTCACCTATCGTCGGTGAGGAAGAGCTCAATGGTGGCTGGCATGGAGTAGGAGAAGGAGGCTTTGGGAGCGCGGGTtgcggaagaagaagaggagaggaggagagaggtgggtggatattttttaaaaaaaaaaacactattatGTAGATATATATACTATTTTTGTTCGCAATATACTAGAAGTatgcaagtggtctggtggttgggcCATTCATTTGCATATGCTTTGGGAGGGGTTCGAATCTCCTCAACCTCAAAtctggaattaattttggatttttccatattctgttgtccagggtcattttgggaatttcacatgcgtgtgggtcccacttttgctgagttggaatgccacgtcagcagttaaCGTTAGATACTGACGGAATTGAATCGgaaggacctattggacgagaaaataataccgcaggggtgtttttgatgaaattgaaagtcaagggactgaattgatgcgaggtccataccacagggtggtaaacagtatttagccctaaaaattATATAGAAACTAAGAATCAAAGATGACTTGGTTGTGGAACACTTTATTGCATATGTCTGTTCTTATAAGATAAACAAAAGCGAGCTTATAAAATAAGCTTTATTGTACAAAGATAAATCAAAACAGCCAGCTAATAGTATATTTCTCCTTCTCTTAGATCCAGATTTCCAGAATTTATGTTCTAACCATCAAGAGTATCATCTGCACAATTTCATAAAAGGTGTGAGCCTAAAGAACAGTAGAGCAAACCTCATAAATATAATTTAATGATGGTGTAAGACATAAAATGACTCACTAATCTCCAGTTGTTAGTAATCTTGTACTAATCTCGGTCACCAGTGTCATCTTGCTATTCATTTTATCAATACTAATTAAAGGGGCTTCTCTCCCCAAGTGTATATACAATAGGCTGACATTACTGGTCCCTTACGAGTATTAGACTACACAACTATTTTGATTCTTTCTTCAAACTAAGATcagataaaaataatataatgaTGAACTAGGCATATATTTCACATATCATAAATATCCACAGCAGCAAATATCATTCAAAAGCATATCAATAGGTATATAAAATCATACTTGAGACCCCAGAACTTCCCCTACGTACCTTAAACCCGGTTTAGTAAAGTTGAGGCTTTGTTTCCAGATCTCTAACAGCTTGTTTCTGGATTTTGCTATTTCCAGAgtctttgtttctctctctatATTGTTTTCTATTATGTTTTCTTACTTGAGGTAAAGACCcctcttttttattagaaaatgAAATAATTAGAACCTATAGGTGGACTAGTCACCTCCTGCTTACTCTAGTTTGGCTTTGTCGGTTAGATAACACCTAAGAGTAACTTATGCCAACTCCTGCTAGAAATATCAACTGAAGATTATCCCAAACTGCCAGCTCCTGTTTAATTTGAGCTTGGTGCCCAAGTTTTAAACTGCTCTAAGAGCAGCCACTTACAACACGCAATTAGATTTATATCTGCAGACTCTTACTTGTGGTTGGAAGTGTATAAGCATGTGTTACAATTAAGCTACTAGGTGACGCAGCAGTTAGATAAAACAAAATAGCATTCTAGAATTTATTCTCTAATGTTTTTCTGTGTATGTGTTACAGGGTTTAACAAACACTTTCAACCAATGCAAACTCAAGAAGAATGAGCACAATTAGCTGAGCATTTGCTGAAATTTTTTGATATTTTTGCAAAATGTAATGGCAGCAAGTCAAGGAAGCCATAAAGTACAAATCATAAAcaagaaattgatgtattgtggCTTATGGAAACATGTATTAATGTAGATATAGTACTTTGCAGCTATCTATGTATCCTTCTTAACTAAACAGAGTTTAGCTATAACTTAGTTTAGAAGTACAGTAAATTACACTTCTTAACTAAACAGAGTTCAAGTCTTCACATCTAGCCCTCGTCCTGATGATGATGACTGTGACCAGGATGAACTCTAAATATGCAGTCCAAAGTGATGCATGGCATGCACGCCTCGAATCAAAGTGATGCATGGCATGCTGAGAATGAGCAAACGGGGGATTcccccgcccccgcccccgcccccgcCTCCTTTTCCCCATCTGGGGATATTTTTAAATTAGGGATTCCCCGCCCCGCCCCcgcatttgccattttctctatatgaacttttttggttttttattttgaaattttttattttttattttctatctttttagattttttttcctttcattttttgacaaaaaataattcacaaatcacaattatacgaccatccaacgatcggatcctcacagatcacctagaggatcatctttaccgatttatacgatgatccaacagtcggatcctcacagattgCCCTTAGGTTCATAATCTCAAAATTATAGTAAGATCCAACCgtcagatcctcacagatcacctagaggatcatcttgaccgatttatatgatgatccaacggtcagatcctcacggatcgcccttaggttcatcctttcaaaattatgtgaagatccaacggttagatagtcccggatcgcccttagaatcatcttcacaaaattatatgaccatccaacggtcggatcctcacggatcgccttttgaataatcttttcataattatacgaagatccaatggtcggatcctcacggatcgcccttaggatcatcctctcaaaattatgtgaatatccaacggttggatgttcccagatcgcctttagaatcatcctcacaaaattatacgacgatctaacggtcgaatcctcacggatctcctttttaatcgtcttttcacaattatacgaag is a window from the Rosa chinensis cultivar Old Blush chromosome 2, RchiOBHm-V2, whole genome shotgun sequence genome containing:
- the LOC112184275 gene encoding scopoletin glucosyltransferase, with translation MAIKFPSEEAGLPKGFETVDSLPQSELVNKFFIATRLLQAPLEELTYSILGLLKPLRNSVFRGETDPFVIPNLPGGIELTRSQLPDFVKDNVLNDLTQLLKEARESELKSYGVVVNSFYELEPVYADYYRNGLGRKAWHIGPVSLCNKETEEKVQRGKGVSIDEHECLKWFDSKKPDSVVYVCFGSVADFNSTQLKEVAVALEAAGQDFIWVVRKGKDEVDQDEWLPEGFEERMEGKGLIIRGWAPQVLILDHPSVGEFVTYCGWNSTLEGISTGLPMVTWPLAGFEKGWVFSPIVGEEELNGGWHGAGEGGFGSAGSF